In a genomic window of Anomalospiza imberbis isolate Cuckoo-Finch-1a 21T00152 chromosome 5, ASM3175350v1, whole genome shotgun sequence:
- the FOXRED2 gene encoding FAD-dependent oxidoreductase domain-containing protein 2, giving the protein MAPAVCGMLLGLALYACSLCVVSGATFLYHDYCVIGAGPAGLQAAYFLQQAGRDYIVFERSHAPGSFFALYPRHRKLISINKQYTGKSNSEFNLRHDWNSLLSHDRRLLFRRYSRDFFPNADTMVRYLEDFASLLKLRVQYNTAIIHVTLEKNEQAWNGHYFLLTDQDRKNYKCSSLLVAAGTWVPNVVNFPGSEYVEGYETVSINPEDFAGQTVLILGRGNSAFETAENILGVTNFIHMVSRSRVRLSWATHYVGDLRAINNGLLDTYQLKSLDGLLEGDLEDLAIIKDKKGKLHITLRFYLENRNISAGIDSITLPQDELDNFATRAPYDRVIRCLGWKFDFSIYNRSLRMMPGKGNIKKYPQIKPSYESRGTRGLFVLGTASHSVDFRKSAGGFIHGFRYTTRAVHRLLENRHHGVPWPSTVYPITQLTNSIIKRVNEASGLYQMFSVLADIILLRENATAFEYLEEYPIGVLAELEMQTGRKARNGLFVIIMEYGRNFSGADKDVFYYNRAVGEAQHAWQSNFLHPVIYYYKHLPTEREMRVRPPDWSLPRPNAIHHIVEDFLTDWTAPNAHILPLRRFLENCLGTDLRNFFAESCFLFAFTHQKLPPSCQQGYIRMQGLVGSQELRHHAVQAGLLQDYTHTDFSGDSPPDSHDGSQEQLMRDHGIPVRPLQHLVNAKDEL; this is encoded by the exons ATGGCCCCGGCGGTCTGCGGGATGCTCTTGGGGCTGGCCCTGTACGCCTGCAGCCTGTGCGTCGTGAGTGGTGCCACGTTCCTCTACCACGACTACTGCGTCATCGGGGCCGGCCCCGCGGGCTTGCAGGCGGCCTATTTCCTCCAGCAAGCCGGCCGGGACTACATCGTCTTTGAGCGGAGCCATGCTCCCGGCAGCTTCTTCGCGCTCTACCCCCGGCACCGCAAACTCATCAGCATCAACAAGCAGTACACGGGCAAGTCCAACAGCGAGTTCAACCTCCGCCATGACTGGAATTCGCTGCTCAGCCACGACCGGCGGCTGCTTTTCCGACGCTACTCTCGCGATTTCTTCCCCAACGCTGACACGATGGTGCGCTACCTGGAGGACTTTGCTTCCCTGCTGAAGCTGCGGGTTCAGTACAACACAGCCATCATCCATGTGACATTGGAGAAGAATGAGCAGGCCTGGAACGGCCATTACTTTCTCTTGACCGACCAGGACAGGAAGAACTACAAGTGCAG CTCTTTGTTGGTTGCTGCTGGGACGTGGGTTCCCAATGTGGTAAACTTTCCTGGTTCAGAGTATGTTGAGGGTTACGAGACTGTGTCCATCAACCCGGAGGACTTCGCTGGCCAAACCGTGTTGATCTTGGGCCGAGGGAACTCGGCCTTCGAGACAGCGGAGAACATCCTGGGTGTCACAAATTTCATCCACATGGTGAGCCGGTCCCGTGTGCGCCTCTCTTGGGCCACCCACTACGTCGGGGATCTGAG AGCAATTAACAACGGCCTGCTGGACACCTACCAGCTGAAATCTCTGGATGGGCTTCTGGAGGGTGACCTGGAAGATCTGGCTATCATTAAGGACAAAAAGGGAAAGCTGCACATCACACTGCGGTTCTACTTGGAGAACCGGAACATCAGCGCGGGCATCGACTCCATCACCCTCCCTCAGGATGAACTGGACAACTTTGCCACCCGCGCGCCTTATGACCGTGTCATCCGCTGCCTGGGCTGGAAGTTTGACTTCTCTATCTATAATAG ATCCCTGAGAATGATGCCAGGAAAAGGGAATATTAAGAAGTATCCTCAAATCAAACCCAGCTATGAATCTAGAGGCACTCGGGGGCTTTTTGTTCTTGGCACTGCTAGCCATTCAGTTGACTTCAGGAAATCTGCTGGGGGCTTCATCCATGGATTCCGGTATACAA CTCGGGCAGTCCATCGCCTATTGGAAAACCGTCACCATGGTGTCCCATGGCCATCCACAGTCTACCCTATTACACAGCTGACCAATTCCATCATCAAGAGGGTGAATGAGGCCTCAGGCCTCTACCAGATGTTCAGTGTCCTGGCTGACATCATACTGCTGAgaga GAATGCCACAGCATTTGAATACCTGGAAGAGTACCCTATTGGAGTCCTGGCCGAGCTGGAAATGCAGACGGGAAGAAAGGCTCGCAATGGGCTCTTTGTCATCATCATGGAATATGGGAGGAATTTCTCTGGGGCTGACAAGGATGTCTTCTACTACAACCGTGCTGTGGGAGAGGCGCAGCATGCCTGGCAGTCCAACTTTTTGCACCCTGTTATTTACTATTACAAACACCTCCCAACAG AGCGTGAGATGAGAGTCCGTCCCCCAGACTGGTCTCTGCCCCGGCCAAATGCCATCCATCACATTGTGGAGGACTTTCTGACAGACTGGACAGCCCCGAATGCTCACATCCTGCCACTGAGGCGGTTTCTGGAGAACTGCCTCGGCACCGACCTGCGCAATTTCTTTGCAG AATCTTGTTTCCTGTTTGCCTTCACCCATCAGAAGCTGCCTCCCTCCTGCCAGCAGGGGTACATTCGAATGCAAGGACTGGTGGGGAGCCAAGAGCTCCGGCATCACGCGGTAcaggctgggctgctccaggatTACACTCACACAGACTTCTCGGGTGACAGCCCCCCTGACAGCCACGATGGGTCACAGGAGCAGTTGATGAGAGATCATGGGATACCAGTTCGTCCTCTGCAGCATCTTGTTAATGCCAAGGATGAGCTTTAA
- the TXN2 gene encoding thioredoxin, mitochondrial isoform X2, producing MAQRLALQRLLSLPPRGPLASHGRAFGTSAGRRSTFNVQDGSDFQDRVVNSPKPVVVDFHAQWCGPCKILGPRLEKMVAKQEGKVLMAKVDIDDHTDLAIEYEVSAVPTVLAMKNGDVVDKFVGIKDEDQLEAFLKKLIGA from the exons ATGGCCCAGAGGCTGGCTCTCCAGCGGCTGCTGTCGCTGCCCCCGCGGGGGCCCCTGGCATCCCACGGGAGGGCCTTTGGCACCTCAGCCGGCCGCAGGAGCACTTTCAACGTGCAGGATGGCAGTGACTTCCAGGACCGGGTGGTGAACAGCCCCAAGCCCGTTGTGGTGGACTTCCACGCACA GTGGTGTGGTCCCTGCAAGATCCTAGGCCCCAGGTTAGAGAAGATGGTGGCCAAGCAGGAGGGGAAGGTGCTGATGGCCAAGGTGGACATTGACGATCACACAGACCTTGCTATCGAGTACGAG GTGTCAGCAGTGCCAACTGTGCTGGCTATGAAGAACGGAGACGTTGTGGATAAGTTTGTGGGCATAAAGGACGAGGATCAGCTGGAGGCGTTCCTCAAGAAACTCATTGGAGCCTGA
- the TXN2 gene encoding thioredoxin, mitochondrial isoform X1: MMAQRLALQRLLSLPPRGPLASHGRAFGTSAGRRSTFNVQDGSDFQDRVVNSPKPVVVDFHAQWCGPCKILGPRLEKMVAKQEGKVLMAKVDIDDHTDLAIEYEVSAVPTVLAMKNGDVVDKFVGIKDEDQLEAFLKKLIGA; this comes from the exons ATG ATGGCCCAGAGGCTGGCTCTCCAGCGGCTGCTGTCGCTGCCCCCGCGGGGGCCCCTGGCATCCCACGGGAGGGCCTTTGGCACCTCAGCCGGCCGCAGGAGCACTTTCAACGTGCAGGATGGCAGTGACTTCCAGGACCGGGTGGTGAACAGCCCCAAGCCCGTTGTGGTGGACTTCCACGCACA GTGGTGTGGTCCCTGCAAGATCCTAGGCCCCAGGTTAGAGAAGATGGTGGCCAAGCAGGAGGGGAAGGTGCTGATGGCCAAGGTGGACATTGACGATCACACAGACCTTGCTATCGAGTACGAG GTGTCAGCAGTGCCAACTGTGCTGGCTATGAAGAACGGAGACGTTGTGGATAAGTTTGTGGGCATAAAGGACGAGGATCAGCTGGAGGCGTTCCTCAAGAAACTCATTGGAGCCTGA